AACTAGTGGCATGAACTAATTCAATTTCTTAAGTTAGCCACTACAAATCATAAACTAATATGAAGCTTATCTTTAGCAGATTCAACTGATAAGCTAATATGGGTTTGCCAAATTTAGTTTACCATCAATGTCAATCTTAAAGATACTGCCTCAACACTACAGAACCacaatttatttgtaaaatatcAAAGACATGAAGCTTAACGTTCAGAAAAGGGATTCTTGGAAACAATTGTATATGCAATTATAAGAAGGATCCTATATTTTCCAACTCTGGTCTAAcatgaaattcaaaaatattaaAGTATACCTACAAATCAGATTGAATGAACAGTCATGCCTTGTTGAATACAGAATATAGTACTTGATTTGCAAAATAATTCAGGCACAAGGGAGAAAATGCCAAGTACCATCAAATCAAGTAGAGTACATGTCTTCCAGTTTTGTGCAGCTAAGGCCTGCAAGATTCCTGTAATAATTTCAATGTTAAGATGATGATTATGATTCATTGTCTCTGCAATGTAAACCCTGGGTGGCAATGAGTTTCACGTGAAACCCTCTATACAATAACCTTTATTTGAATTCTTTTGGCCAGTAGTGTACCTAAAAGCACTATTACATCCACGATAGCAAGAAAACTGACAGTAAAATCTGACAGCTCATACAGATCAGATAGCATTTTGCTTCTGCAATGCCAATTTTTATCAGGCACgctaacccaaatagtcctagctCTGTATTTGTGCAGCTCAACAATACAAACCAATCTATTACTTGCAGAAATGTGTGAAGTGAGGTTAGATAACAGTTAGAGATCTATACAACAAATGGGTTTGTATGACTAGGTAGCTGGGATGAAAAACATAACTTTGGAAATATGCCTGGAATTTTAGTTTAGAATATTTTCGAGCAAATGAATTCTGATCAGTGCCTAATATTTGGGTTTAAACCACTGTCAAGAAGTGTTGGGAGCGTTGGAATATCCTAAGTTTTGATTTTCCATCTCCCAGCTTTGTCTGGGTGCAACGCTGGCATGAATGGGTACATATCCCTGCAACAAACAACATTCAAATTCTAAAATCTATGCTAAAATGGAAAGTTTTAGTGAAATCCATGATTATATATTATGTTACTCTTAGCCAAAATAGTGAAACCCATTTGATCTGTTAGAAACGACCACCACCTCAAATCAGCTACCACTATAAATTTCGAGCATGTTAAACTAGAGTATTCCTTAAAAATGTCCCATTTTGGAATAACTGATTAAGAAGGGAATGGCTTCGTATTAAATGTTCTGACAAATGATAAATGATTATAATGTTAGATTGCTAAAACTACTAAGCATCCCTACCTACCTCCAATCTCTGCAGAAGTTCCTTTCCAGTTGAAGCAGATACAAATATGTGGCGTGCAGCAGGATCTATAAATCCCTCTTCAACACCTTTATCAAAAAAGGCAATCAAGGAATTGTAATATCCATCGACATTAAGTAAACCTACCTGTAGAATTTCAGTTTGTATTAGCATCATAGATTTCTAATTAGACTTCCAAGAATCTAGTAGTCTATAATATTGGACTTGGGATCCTAAATAGATTTTCAAAATCTAATAGTCCACAATATTGCAGTTTTTCATTTATTGCACATCTTAAATGGATATATTGAACAAGCAACTAACTTTTCATCTATAAGTAATACCGGTTTATCGTGAATCCCAAGCTGAGACCATGCAATTATCTCCAGTACTTCCTCTAGTGTTCCATAGCCACCTGCAGTCACCAAGTTTCCAAGAAATCAAGTGCACGAAACTGTAGATTGATTGACTCTTAGGTCAGTATAACTATGAATTATGAATAATTTACAGGTGACCATCACGATAAGATGTTTGTTTCATTAGGTAATTGTATTGGTCAATTTTGTTATGAACTATAATCAGATGTTACCAGGGAGAGCAATGAATGCTTCAGCCTGGCGGGCCATTTCTGCCTTCCTCTCATGCATATCAGTAACAACCTTTAACTCGCCCACAGTTTGGCCAGAAATCTGCCAAACTATCGATGATCAGCTCAGTTAAAGTATTCGTGCAGAAACTAAAAAACACCAGAAATACATGACATTAAATGATAAAAAACAGTTTGAATTCAATTTTGCTGTTTCCCCAAACTCCAAAACTAACTAACTACTGCAACATAAATTGACTCATCAAATTAGTTGAATTCTTCCTGTCGTCCTGCAGTCTCAAGGGTGCGATAAAGAAAAGGCTTAAAATTAGGAAAAGTAATGAAGAGATTATGTAAAGAATCAGAGAGTTTCGTTAGTACAGTCCATTTATAACTGTACCGATTCAATAAAAGTGGGGACATTTGTGAACTTGTTCTCTGACAAGTTAACGACGTTACAAGCAAATTTACAGAAAAAAAaagggtttatatatataaattagttGCAGAAAGCATGGAAGTTACATGTACTTCCAATGAACGTTTGGCTAGCTATGTACTAAAAATTTATGTGTTTGGGCAAATTGCCTTAAAATAGAGCTTATTCACAAGTGTGTGGTACAGACAGGCTGCACTAAATATTTGCCAGGGTAAAGTTAGATAGGGTAAGTACCTCCAGGGGCATGAGGGCTGTCGGGATAACTCTGCAAAACACATTAACACGTACAAACCAA
The nucleotide sequence above comes from Cryptomeria japonica chromosome 11, Sugi_1.0, whole genome shotgun sequence. Encoded proteins:
- the LOC131032656 gene encoding cytokinin riboside 5'-monophosphate phosphoribohydrolase LOG1 isoform X1: MHSKICMCKLERFRGNWMEDNKALTCYEKDSGGREMEESSSSNTRRFRRICVFCGSSFGNKEIFSQATLELGKELVERKINLVYGGGSAGLMGLISTTVHDGGCHVLGVIPTALMPLEISGQTVGELKVVTDMHERKAEMARQAEAFIALPGGYGTLEEVLEIIAWSQLGIHDKPVGLLNVDGYYNSLIAFFDKGVEEGFIDPAARHIFVSASTGKELLQRLEGYVPIHASVAPRQSWEMENQNLGYSNAPNTS
- the LOC131032656 gene encoding cytokinin riboside 5'-monophosphate phosphoribohydrolase LOG1 isoform X2; its protein translation is MEDNKALTCYEKDSGGREMEESSSSNTRRFRRICVFCGSSFGNKEIFSQATLELGKELVERKINLVYGGGSAGLMGLISTTVHDGGCHVLGVIPTALMPLEISGQTVGELKVVTDMHERKAEMARQAEAFIALPGGYGTLEEVLEIIAWSQLGIHDKPVGLLNVDGYYNSLIAFFDKGVEEGFIDPAARHIFVSASTGKELLQRLEGYVPIHASVAPRQSWEMENQNLGYSNAPNTS